Proteins from a single region of Gossypium arboreum isolate Shixiya-1 chromosome 1, ASM2569848v2, whole genome shotgun sequence:
- the LOC108483477 gene encoding uncharacterized protein LOC108483477 isoform X2: protein MNKCRSKKIMWKLNKSIAKELLPTQPVDFPIEPWWGICLVNFTLEEFKKLSEEEMATIDKICKEEANAFILFDPDIVKGLYRRGLVYFDVPVYPDDRFKVSKLEGFISNKEQSYEDPIEELLYAVFVVSSENATVAELASTLQADLSQLQAAASFVCRLGWATKVIDPSSVLQENTSVPPHGVSLADEEETSHRSSTSANVSTDGEAAQQGDVWGTENHGPRSSDTRVAFVVDANITSYLMMGSVSPGLKSHAVTLYEAGKLGHASIADLCKDLSTLEGAKFEGELQEFANHAFSLRCVLECLLSGGVATDNRFVKMADRMGVSASGYDESTMIADISLMDVSDQSAANETEVNINGTDNLETSQEDSVLDDSVVPETAGDDRSVTISQDGKPSSEVSKSDLNVQNDEKMIRMEVTDMGKGTSRKKKKYRLDILRCESLAALPKATLDRLFLRDYDIIVSMIPLPHSSVLPRTGPIHFGPPSHSSMTPWMKLVLYSTVASGPVSVVLMKGQCLRLLPAPLAGCEKALVWSWDDSTIGGLGGKFEGNLVKGSVLLHCLNSLLKYSAVIVQPFSRYDLDGSGKVVTLDIPLPLKNSDGSVAHVGDELGLCVAERSKLNDLLTNLADQIQLWTVGYIRVLRLFKERDMDHFGPDKEIYEWVPLTVEFGMPLFNPKLCKSICERIVSSELLQSDSLTEHHDSMQSIRRMLREVCAEYQATGPAAKLLYQKEQQKDHPKDTKQSKKLMNYASGKWNPLLDPSSPISGMSSERQRLKLASRQHCRTEVLSFDGSILRAYALAPAYEAATRPVEDSTSATTTKVDSDETDSNEVILPGVNLIFDGAELHPFDIAACLQARQPISLIAEAAAASSSFAVK, encoded by the exons AAAATTATGTGGAAGCTCAACAAGTCGATTGCAAAAGAGTTGTTACCTACCCAACCTGTGGACTTCCCAATTGAACCTTGGTGGGGAATTTGTCTTGTTAACTTTACTCTAGAAGAGTTTAAG AAACTTTCAGAAGAAGAAATGGCAACAATAGATAAAATCTGCAAAGAAGAAGCTAATGCATTTATCCTGTTTGATCCTGACATTGTAAAAGGTCTTTATCGACGGGGGTTGGTCTATTTTGATGTTCCTGTCTATCCAGATGACCGGTTTAAAG TTTCTAAGCTTGAAGGATTCATTTCAAACAAGGAGCAGTCCTATGAGGATCCTATTGAGGA GTTGCTCTATGCAGTTTTTGTTGTATCAAGTGAGAATGCTACTGTTGCGGAACTGGCATCAACCTTACAAGCGGATCTTAGTCAACTGCAGGCTGCTGCATCTTTTGTTTGTCGCTTGGGATGGGCTACAAAAGTAATTGATCCTTCATCTGTGCTTCAAGAAAATACAAGCGTACCGCCTCATGGTGTCAGCCTTGCAGATGAAGAAGAAACTTCTCACCGTAGTTCAACCTCTGCAAATGTGTCCACCGATGGTGAGGCTGCTCAACAAGGAGATGTTTGGGGGACAGAAAACCATGGGCCTCGTTCTAGCGATACTAGGGTTGCTTTTGTTGTTGATGCTAATATAACATCTTATCTTATGATGGGCTCTGTTTCACCAG GATTGAAATCTCACGCTGTGACGCTATATGAAGCTGGGAAATTAGGCCATGCTAGCATCGCGGATCTTTGCAAAGACTTGAGCACATTGGAGGGAGCAAAATTTGAGGGGGAGTTGCAGGAATTTGCTAACCATGCATTTAGTCTTCGTTGTGTCCTGGAGTGTCTACTATCAGGTGGTGTTGCCACTGATAATAGATTTGTGAAAATGGCTGATAGAATGGGAGTGTCAGCTTCAGGTTATGATGAGTCTACCATGATAGCCGACATTTCACTGATGGATGTATCAGATCAATCTGCTGCTAATGAAACTGAAGTAAACATTAACGGTACCGATAATTTAGAAACATCACAGGAAGATTCTGTTCTGGATGACTCTGTTGTACCTGAAACTGCTGGTGATGACAGATCTGTTACCATATCACAAGATGGCAAGCCCTCGAGTGAGGTTTCCAAGTCAGATCTGAATGTCCAGAATGATGAGAAAATGATACGGATGGAAGTGACTGACATGGGAAAAGGAACTTcgaggaagaaaaagaaatacCGATTGGATATCCTCCGCTGTGAAAGCTTGGCTGCTTTGCCAAAGGCAACCTTAGATCGGTTATTTCTTCGTGACTATGATATTATTGTGTCTATGATTCCTCTTCCACATTCATCTGTTCTTCCACGAACAGGTCCTATTCATTTTGGTCCTCCCTCTCACTCATCTATGACACCATGGATGAAATTGGTGCTATATTCAACAGTGGCCAGTGGACCTGTATCAGTTGTTCTGATGAAAGGACAATGTCTACGCTTGTTGCCTGCACCATTAGCTGGTTGTGAGAAAGCCCTTGTATGGTCTTGGGATGATTCAACAATTGGAGGCTTAGGTGGAAAGTTTGAAGGAAATTTAGTTAAGGGAAGCGTACTTTTACACTGTTTGAATTCTCTTCTCAAATATTCTGCTGTAATAGTGCAGCCCTTCAGCAGATATGACCTCGATGGTTCTGGAAAAGTTGTTACACTTGACATACCCTTGCCCCTTAAGAATTCTGATGGCTCAGTTGCTCATGTGGGGGATGAGCTAGGACTATGTGTGGCCGAACGTTCAAAATTAAATGATCTATTAACTAATTTGGCTGACCAGATACAGTTGTGGACAGTCGGTTACATTCGAGTGCTAAGACTATTTAAAGAAAGAGATATGGATCATTTTGGCCCGGATAAAGAGATATATGAATGGGTTCCATTGACTGTTGAATTTGGGATGCCACTTTTCAACCCTAAGTTATGCAAGAGTATATGTGAAAGGATTGTCTCGTCTGAGTTACTTCAATCAGACTCACTTACTGAGCATCATGATTCAATGCAAAGCATACGTAGAATGTTGCGTGAGGTTTGTGCAGAGTATCAGGCAACAGGTCCTGCGGCAAAACTTTTGTACCAAAAGGAGCAGCAAAAGGATCATCCGAAGGACACAAAACAATCAAAGAAACTCATGAACTATGCTAGTGGGAAGTGGAACCCACTGCTAGATCCTTCTTCTCCCATTTCTGGGATGTCTAGTGAGCGTCAAAGATTAAAACTTGCCAGTCGCCAGCATTGTCGGACTGAAGTTTTGAGCTTTGATGGTAGCATTCTTAG AGCATATGCCCTAGCCCCTGCATATGAAGCTGCCACAAGACCTGTTGAAGATTCCACCTCAGCAACCACAACAAAAGTTGATTCTGATGAAACTGACAGCAACGAAGTAATCCTTCCTGGCGTGAACCTTATTTTTGATGGTGCTGAGTTGCATCCCTTTGATATAGCTGCTTGCCTGCAGGCTCGCCAGCCAATTTCCTTAATCGCCGAGGCAGCTGCAGCCTCCTCATCTTTTGCAGTTAAATAG